The sequence below is a genomic window from Candidatus Omnitrophota bacterium.
AATTAGTTCTCCAATTCCCTCTTGATCGATGCTTTGGAATGGGTCTTCTGGCAGGATTCCCTTTTGAATATAATCTGGGAGGAATCCTCCAATGTCGTCTCTTGAGAAACCAAAACCCATCTGGGTTAGATCATTGGTTCCGAATGAGAAAAACTTGGCGAGCGTTGCTAATTTATCCGCAACAATTGCCGCGCGCGGTATTTCGATCATCGTTCCCAGAAGGTATTTTAATTTCTTCAGTCCATATTTAGCCAGCACTTCCTTATATATTTGTTCAGCAATGGTAAATTGATTCTTTAATTCTTTTACATCGCAGACAACCGGGATCATAATCTCCGGGTAAGGATCTTTGCCCTCTTTGGCTAATTCAGCGGCTGCTTCTAAAATCGCCCGTATCTGCATTGCGCTAATTTCAGGATAAGTTACTCCCAGGCGTACGCCGCGGTGCCCCATCATTGGATTGGATTCATGCAGGCCCTCTGCCCTCTTAGCTAATTCTTGCATATCGATTTTTAAATCATTTGCAAGCTGCTGGAGTTTTGCTTGTTCGCGCGGCACAAATTCATGCAACGGCGGATCAAGCAGGCGGATGACTACTGGGAAGCCGTCCATAGCTGCGATGGTTCCTTTGATATCCTTTTTTACAAAAGGGAATAATTCATCCAATGCTTTTTGTCTTTCCTGAACAGTTTTAGAGATAATCATTTTGCGCAGCAAAAACAGCGGTTGATTAGAGCCTTTTCCGTAAAACATATGTTCGGTGCGGAAAAGCCCAATACCTTCTGCTCCGAATTGTAGCGCCTTTTGAGCATCTTCCGGGGTGTCAGCATTAGTGCGAATACCCAATTTCTTTATCCCATCGCACATTTTTAAAAATTCTGAAAGGATCATGTTTTCTTCAGTAGCATCCATCATCGGAAGCTGGCCTTCGTAAACATTACCCTTAGTCCCATTTAAGGTAATCCAATCGCCTTCTTTTAAAGTTTTATTGTCAGCATGCAAAGTTTTGTTTTCAATATCAACATGTATAGAGCTGCATCCGACAATACAACATTTTCCCCAACCCCGGGCGACTAATGCCGCGTGGCTAGTCATACCGCCGCGGGCTGTAAGAATTGCCTGGGCAACACGCATGCCTTCGACATCTTCAGGATTAGTTTCTTCGCGCACAAGGATTACTTTTTTACCGGTTTTTGCCCAAGCTACTGCATCGGCTGATGAGAAAACGATCTGGCCGTTTGCTCCTCCCGGGCCTGCAGGTAAACCTTTGGCAAAAGGTTTAACAGTAATTTCAGTTTTAGGATCGATAATCGGATGCAGTAATTCATCAAGCTGCGCTGGAGTTACGCGCATTACCGCCTGCTCTTTTTTAATCATCTTTTCTTTAACCATATCTACTGCCATACGTACTGCTGCCGGGCCATTGCGCTTGCCTATGCGGCATTGCAGCATAAAAAGCCTGCCCTTTTCGATAGTAAACTCAATATCTTGCATGTCATGATAATGTTTTTCAAGACGGTTTTGTATTGAATAAAGTTCTTTATAGATTTTAGGCATTGCTTTTTCTAAAGTGAGCAGGTTTTTATTGTGGCTTGAGGTTGAGTATTCATTGATCGGGGCCGGAGTACGGATACCGGCAACTACATCTTCACCTTGGGCATTAATCAGATATTCACCGTAAAAATTATTTTCTCCGTTTCCCGGGTTACGCGTAAAGGCAACTCCGGTTGCAGAATCATCGCCCATATTTCCGAAAACCATGGTTTGTACGGTTACGGCTGTGCCCCACTCATCCGGAATACTTTCGATTCTGCGGTAGCTGATTGCGCGTTTTCCGTTCCAGGAAGAAAATACTGCGCCAATTCCTCCCCATAGTTGTTCCATGGGGTCATCAGGGAATTCTTTACCCAGTACTTCTTTGATTTTAATCTTAAATTGGCTACAGAGTTTTTTCAAATCATCAACATTTAAATCTGTATCACTGGCATAGTTT
It includes:
- the ppdK gene encoding pyruvate, phosphate dikinase; translation: MAKKYVYSFGGGKADGNESMKNLLGGKGANLAEMAGNKDLMLPVPAGFTCTTEVCTYYYQNKKKYPKELKGQVLLALEKVEKLMGRKFGDMNNPLLFSVRSGARKSMPGMMETVLNVGLNELTIPGLIKQSGQNSRFVYDAYRRLIMMYSDVVMEKAAGIEPKGEEGIRKQLEVIMAAFKKSKNYASDTDLNVDDLKKLCSQFKIKIKEVLGKEFPDDPMEQLWGGIGAVFSSWNGKRAISYRRIESIPDEWGTAVTVQTMVFGNMGDDSATGVAFTRNPGNGENNFYGEYLINAQGEDVVAGIRTPAPINEYSTSSHNKNLLTLEKAMPKIYKELYSIQNRLEKHYHDMQDIEFTIEKGRLFMLQCRIGKRNGPAAVRMAVDMVKEKMIKKEQAVMRVTPAQLDELLHPIIDPKTEITVKPFAKGLPAGPGGANGQIVFSSADAVAWAKTGKKVILVREETNPEDVEGMRVAQAILTARGGMTSHAALVARGWGKCCIVGCSSIHVDIENKTLHADNKTLKEGDWITLNGTKGNVYEGQLPMMDATEENMILSEFLKMCDGIKKLGIRTNADTPEDAQKALQFGAEGIGLFRTEHMFYGKGSNQPLFLLRKMIISKTVQERQKALDELFPFVKKDIKGTIAAMDGFPVVIRLLDPPLHEFVPREQAKLQQLANDLKIDMQELAKRAEGLHESNPMMGHRGVRLGVTYPEISAMQIRAILEAAAELAKEGKDPYPEIMIPVVCDVKELKNQFTIAEQIYKEVLAKYGLKKLKYLLGTMIEIPRAAIVADKLATLAKFFSFGTNDLTQMGFGFSRDDIGGFLPDYIQKGILPEDPFQSIDQEGIGELIKMGIKRGRSTNKKLEVGICGEHGGEPKSVEFCHNVGMDYVSCSPFRVPIARLAAAQAVLKNKK